AAAGTAGTAAAAACGCATAATAACATCTTTATTAAATGAATGAATTTGTTGATATTATGCAACTGCTTATCTTAATAGAAAGGAGGATGTCAATGAAATTAACTATAACAACTCTTATAGAAAATTCTAAAGGAGAGCATCTAGGCTTATTGAACGAACATGGTATTTCCTTTTTGATTGAAGTGAATAATAAGAAAATACTGTTTGATACTGGTCAAAGTGGTGATTTTATTAAAAATGCATCTACTCTTGGTAAAGACTTAAAAGATATAGATATGGTAGTCTTAAGTCACGGACATTATGATCATACAGGTGGATTTAGACGTTTTGTAGAAACTGTTACTTCTGATTTTAAACTGTATTTTCATAAGAATGCATTTAGAAAAAAATACAGCTTTGATAATACTCATTACAAATTTTTAGGAAACAGTTTTGACAAAGAATTTTTAGAGGATAATAATGTTGAATCTCATCTTGTGGACGAAGATATATTAGAGATAGATAAAGGAATTTATATTATTTCTAATTTTGAACGTGTTACTTCATTCGAGAAAAACAACCCTAGATTTTATCTTGTAAATAATGATGAACATGTTCTTGATGATTTTAATGATGAAATTATGTTAGCAATAGATACACCAGATGGTCTAGTTGTAATTCTTGGCTGTTCTCATCCTGGAGTAATCAATATGCTTAAGACTTTGATTAAGCGTACTGGTAAAAGCATTAATACAATCATCGGTGGAACACATTTGGTTAGGGCTGACGAGGATAGAATTCGTCAAACCATAGAGAATTTTAAAGCTATGGACATAAAAAAATTTGGCATTTCACATTGTACGGGAGAAAATGCCATGAATCAGTTGAAGCTAGAATTTGGTGACAAATATTTTCATAATACAACTGGAACAGTACTATATTTTGATAAATAAAAATATGGAGAGATAGGTATGTTTTTAAAAGATATTGCGCAAAGAATTGTTAATTTAATGATGGAAGTTATTGATTACCGTAATATTAATATTATGGATTGTGATGGTTTTATTCTTGCTTCAGGTGAACCTAACAGAGTCTCCACCTATCATAAAGGTGCCGATGATGTTATTAAGTCTGGAAAAAGTATTGAAATATATCCAGGTGATGTTGAAAAATTCCCTGGTGCTAAACAAGGTGTTAATCTTCCCATCAATATTGAAGGAAAGGTTATCGGCGTTGTAGGAGTCTACGGACACCCTGATGAAGTTAGAATGGTTGCCAAGCTTGTTAAAAATTCTGTAGAGCTGGCTCTTGAACAATATCTTATATCTGAACAGGTCAACCTGGTTAAAGACCTGAACAATCAAATGATAAGAAAGTTAATATTTAATCCTATATCTGAAACAGAGGAAGAAATATTATGTTTATCAAAAGTATCACATGTGGATCTTAAGCTGCGAAGATGTGCTGTGGTAATAAAATTAGATAAATTTTCTAATGATGAAGTTTATGAATCTGTCAATGCTATGGGAGAGATA
The window above is part of the Vallitalea guaymasensis genome. Proteins encoded here:
- a CDS encoding MBL fold metallo-hydrolase, with the protein product MKLTITTLIENSKGEHLGLLNEHGISFLIEVNNKKILFDTGQSGDFIKNASTLGKDLKDIDMVVLSHGHYDHTGGFRRFVETVTSDFKLYFHKNAFRKKYSFDNTHYKFLGNSFDKEFLEDNNVESHLVDEDILEIDKGIYIISNFERVTSFEKNNPRFYLVNNDEHVLDDFNDEIMLAIDTPDGLVVILGCSHPGVINMLKTLIKRTGKSINTIIGGTHLVRADEDRIRQTIENFKAMDIKKFGISHCTGENAMNQLKLEFGDKYFHNTTGTVLYFDK